The genomic segment GGGTGAACATCCTCTTTTGGGCGCTGGCGACGCCCGTTCAGTTTTATGTAGGGTGGGATTACTACCTCGGTGCATACCGCGCCCTCCGTGCCGGCAGCGCCAACATGGATGTTTTGGTGGCGTTGGGGTCGTCCGTTGCCTACCTTTACAGTGTGGTGATCACGCTTCTGCTGTTGAATCCCACGAGTGCGATGCCGCTTCATAGGGTGGGGGCGCATCATGTCTATTTCGAGACCGCCGCCGTGATCATCACGCTGATCGTCCTCGGCAAGCTGCTGGAAGTGCGGGCGAAGGGGCGCACCAGCGCGGCAATTAAAAAACTGCTTAACCTGCGCCCCAAAACGGCACGGGTTGTTCGTAATGGACAGGAGCTTGATCTCCCGATTGCCCATGTCATCGTTGGCGATACGGTGATCGTCCGCCCAGGCGAAAGTATTCCGGTAGATGGGACCGTTGTGGAGGGGTATAGCGCCGTTGACCAAAGCATGATCACGGGCGAGAGTTTGCCCGTGACGCGGACGGTTGGCGAGACGGTGATCGGGGCAACGCTGAACAAACAAGGGTTTCTCAAAATCAGCGCAACGCGCATCGGGCGCGATTCTGCGCTGGCACAAATCATTCGGCTTGTGGAGGAAGCGCAAGGCTCGAAAGCGCCCATCCAACGCATCGTTGATCAGGTGTCGGCTGTCTTTGTTCCAGCCGTGATCGGGATTGCCGTCCTCACTTTTGCCTTGTGGCTGATCGGCGGGGCGGGGCTGACCAGCAGTCTGCTGCGTATGGTCGCTGTCCTCGTCATTGCCTGCCCCTGTGCGATGGGCTTGGCGACGCCCACAGCGATCATGGTCGGGGTGGGCAAGGGCGCAGAACAAGGGATTTTGTTCAAGAACAGCGCCGCCCTCGAAAAAGCCTATCAAATCAATGCCATCATTCTGGATAAAACGGGGACGATCACGCGGGGTGAGCCAGCCGTGCGGGAAGTCGTCATGGCGGGCGCTTGGGAAGGCAAAAGTGAAACCCTGTTGCGTCTTGCCGCCTCTGCTGAGCGGGGCAGCGAACACCCGCTTGGGGCTGCCGTTGTCGATGCGGCGCGGCGCATGGGGTTTGCCCTTGAAGAACCAACGAGGGTGGAAGCCTTTGCCGGACAAGGAATTCGGGCGGTTGTTGGCGGAGAAACCATCCTGATTGGCAACCAGCGCTGGCTAGACACCGAGGGGGTCGCCCTTAACGGGCTTGAAGGGGACGCCGAACGTCTTCAAGGCGAGGCGCAGACCGTTCTTTGGGTGGCGGTAGGGGGCGAGGCACGTGGGCTGATCGGGGTTGCCGATACGGTGAAGGAGACCTCTGCCGAGGCGATTCGGGCGCTGCACACAGCGGGCTTGCAAGTCATCATGATCACCGGTGACAACGCTGCAACCGCGAATGCCATTGCCCGTGAGGTGGGCGTGGATCGCGTCATGGCGGAGGTTTTGCCCGCCGATAAAGTAGCCGCAGTCAAGCGCCTTCAGGCGGAAGGACTGGTTGTGGCGATGGTCGGTGATGGAATCAACGACTCGCCCGCGCTGGCACAAGCTGATGTGGGCATGGCAATCGGGACAGGGACGGACGTGGCAATCGCGGCGGCTGATGTTACGCTGATGAGCGGCGATCTGCGCGGGGTGGCGAAGGCGATCCGCCTCTCGCGGGCGACGATGCGCGTGATTCGGCAAAATCTGGGGTGGGCGTTCGGCTATAACGTGGCGCTGATCCCCGTAGCGATGGGAGTCTTTGCCCTGATCCCCGCTGCTCCAGACTTCCTCCGCCAGTTGAGTCCGATGTTGGCGGCGGGCGCTATGGCGGTGAGCAGTGTGAGTGTCGTGACGAATTCGTTAAAATTAAAAACGGCATCGTTCCCGCCGCTGAAGGATTTCGCTCAAGATAATCCGAAATCCGCTCACCATCTTCCAACTGTCCAGTCTCAGTAACCATTGAGCTATCCCCATGAAGCTGCACAATCTTCTTGCGGATAGCTTCCCAACTTCTGACGGGCAATGCAGCAGAAATCTCAAGTTGCGTTGCCTGTCTCTGAAGCAATTCTTCCAATACCTCAAGCTCATCATTTCGCCAGCGATTTCCACTCGTCCGGTTGGCTTTCTCGCCATCCCGTTCTAAACGTTCAAGATAATCCTCGTACTTTTCTTCATCACGGATAGGCTTGGGCGAAATGTGGAAGTTTCGTTTGCCGATAATTTCGTAGGCTTTCAATCGAATAGCGTGCCAGTTCCGATTTGGAAGAGCCTCAGCAATCTTCACTTGGTCTGCTTGCTCATCAATCAACTTAGTGAGTGTCTCCACTTCAT from the Anaerolineales bacterium genome contains:
- a CDS encoding copper-translocating P-type ATPase translates to MTNQPTAETLPIIGMTCANCAATIERNVRKLSGIVSAEVNLASERLTVNYDPALLSHDEIVARVRKAGYDVPEVKAGETAEDAEAAARAAEIAHQERRLLIGAMFTVPLFILSMGRDLGIFGAWAWQPGVNILFWALATPVQFYVGWDYYLGAYRALRAGSANMDVLVALGSSVAYLYSVVITLLLLNPTSAMPLHRVGAHHVYFETAAVIITLIVLGKLLEVRAKGRTSAAIKKLLNLRPKTARVVRNGQELDLPIAHVIVGDTVIVRPGESIPVDGTVVEGYSAVDQSMITGESLPVTRTVGETVIGATLNKQGFLKISATRIGRDSALAQIIRLVEEAQGSKAPIQRIVDQVSAVFVPAVIGIAVLTFALWLIGGAGLTSSLLRMVAVLVIACPCAMGLATPTAIMVGVGKGAEQGILFKNSAALEKAYQINAIILDKTGTITRGEPAVREVVMAGAWEGKSETLLRLAASAERGSEHPLGAAVVDAARRMGFALEEPTRVEAFAGQGIRAVVGGETILIGNQRWLDTEGVALNGLEGDAERLQGEAQTVLWVAVGGEARGLIGVADTVKETSAEAIRALHTAGLQVIMITGDNAATANAIAREVGVDRVMAEVLPADKVAAVKRLQAEGLVVAMVGDGINDSPALAQADVGMAIGTGTDVAIAAADVTLMSGDLRGVAKAIRLSRATMRVIRQNLGWAFGYNVALIPVAMGVFALIPAAPDFLRQLSPMLAAGAMAVSSVSVVTNSLKLKTASFPPLKDFAQDNPKSAHHLPTVQSQ